The following proteins are encoded in a genomic region of Glycine max cultivar Williams 82 chromosome 18, Glycine_max_v4.0, whole genome shotgun sequence:
- the LOC100799157 gene encoding pentatricopeptide repeat-containing protein At2g39620, with protein sequence MTMRLRIRTITARHSLHNIHNNRYDHSHYVHSDARAISRTTNTIPHHCNHNHHYYLHLLRSCKYLNPLLQIHARLIVQQCTLAPNSITNPSLILWNSLIRAYSRLHLFQEAIKSYQTMSYMGLEPDKYTFTFVLKACTGALDFHEGVAIHQDIASRELECDVFIGTGLVDMYCKMGHLDNARKVFDKMPGKDVASWNAMISGLSQSSNPCEALEIFQRMQMEEGVEPDSVSILNLAPAVSRLEDVDSCKSIHGYVVRRCVFGVVSNSLIDMYSKCGEVKLAHQIFDQMWVKDDISWATMMAGYVHHGCYFEVLQLLDEMKRKHIKMNKISVVNSVLAATETRDLEKGKEVHNYALQLGMTSDIVVATPIVSMYAKCGELKKAKEFFLSLEGRDLVVWSAFLSALVQAGYPGEALSIFQEMQHEGLKPDKTILSSLVSACAEISSSRLGKMMHCYVIKADMGSDISVATTLVSMYTRCKSFMYAMTLFNRMHYKDVVAWNTLINGFTKCGDPRLALEMFLRLQLSGVQPDSGTMVSLLSACALLDDLYLGICFHGNIIKNGIESEMHVKVALIDMYAKCGSLCTAENLFHLNKHVKDEVSWNVMIAGYLHNGCANEAISTFNQMKLESVRPNLVTFVTILPAVSYLSILREAMAFHACIIRMGFISSTLIGNSLIDMYAKSGQLSYSEKCFHEMENKGTISWNAMLSGYAMHGQGEVALALFSLMQETHVPVDSVSYISVLSACRHAGLIQEGRNIFQSMTEKHNLEPSMEHYACMVDLLGCAGLFDEVLCLIDKMPTEPDAQVWGALLGACKMHSNVKLGEIALHHLLKLEPRNAVHYIVLSDIYAQCGRWIDARRTRSNMTDHGLKKNPGYSWVGAHKQGLSLSGK encoded by the coding sequence ATGACAATGAGGTTGAGAATAAGAACCATAACAGCGAGACATTCACTTCACAACATTCACAATAATAGATACGACCACTCTCACTATGTTCATTCCGATGCCAGGGCAATTTCTCGAACCACCAACACAATTCCACACCATTGCAACCACAACCACCACTACTACCTTCACCTTCTTCGTTCATGCAAATACTTGAACCCTCTGCTCCAAATCCATGCTCGTCTAATTGTCCAACAATGCACCTTGGCACCCAATTCCATCACAAACCCTTCTCTGATTCTGTGGAACTCATTGATTAGAGCTTATTCTAGACTCCATCTATTCCAGGAAGCAATAAAATCGTATCAAACAATGTCATACATGGGACTTGAACCTGACAAGTACACATTCACCTTTGTTTTGAAGGCTTGTACTGGTGCTTTGGACTTCCATGAGGGTGTTGCCATTCATCAAGATATAGCTTCCAGGGAGTTAGAATGTGATGTTTTTATTGGGACTGGACTTGTTGACATGTACTGTAAGATGGGCCACTTGGACAATGCAAGAAAGGTATTTGATAAAATGCCCGGGAAGGATGTTGCTTCTTGGAATGCAATGATTTCAGGCTTATCTCAGAGCTCAAACCCTTGTGAGGCACTGGAAATATTTCAGAGGATGCAGATGGAGGAAGGTGTGGAGCCGGACTCTGTGAGTATCTTGAACTTGGCTCCAGCTGTTTCTAGATTAGAGGATGTTGATTCTTGCAAGTCTATTCATGGTTATGTGGTTAGGAGATGTGTTTTCGGTGTGGTTTCTAATTCATTGATTGATATGTACTCTAAATGTGGTGAGGTAAAGTTGGCTCATCAGATTTTTGACCAGATGTGGGTTAAGGATGATATCTCGTGGGCAACAATGATGGCTGGATATGTACATCATGGTTGTTACTTTGAGGTTCTTCAATTACTAGATGAAATGAAACGAAAGCACATAAAGATGAATAAGATATCAGTTGTAAACTCCGTTTTGGCAGCTACAGAGACGAGAGACCTGGAGAAAGGGAAGGAAGTTCATAATTATGCTTTACAGCTAGGGATGACGTCAGATATTGTAGTTGCTACTCCTATCGTGAGCATGTATGCAAAATGTGGTGAGTTGAAGAAAGCTAAAGAGTTTTTTCTGAGTCTTGAAGGAAGAGATTTGGTTGTTTGGTCTGCTTTTTTATCAGCTCTTGTCCAAGCAGGATATCCTGGAGAAGCATTGTCTATATTCCAAGAGATGCAGCATGAAGGTTTGAAACCAGATAAAACAATTCTATCAAGTCTGGTTTCCGCATGTGCTGAAATTTCAAGTTCCAGATTAGGTAAGATGATGCACTGCTATGTTATTAAAGCAGACATGGGGTCAGATATTTCAGTAGCAACAACCCTTGTCTCAATGTACACTAGATGTAAATCATTTATGTATGCTATGACGCTATTCAACAGAATGCATTATAAAGATGTTGTGGCATGGAATACTTTGATAAATGGATTTACCAAATGTGGTGACCCACGTCTTGCATTGGAAATGTTCCTTAGATTACAATTAAGTGGGGTTCAACCAGATAGTGGAACCATGGTGAGTTTGCTTTCAGCTTGTGCCCTTCTGGATGACCTTTATCTAGGAATCTGCTTTCATGGAAATATCATAAAGAATGGTATTGAATCTGAAATGCATGTAAAAGTTGCTCTAATAGACATGTATGCCAAATGTGGGAGCCTTTGCACAGCTGAAAACTTGTTTCACTTAAACAAGCATGTAAAGGATGAGGTATCTTGGAATGTAATGATTGCAGGGTACCTGCATAATGGATGTGCCAATGAAGCAATTTCCACATTTAATCAGATGAAATTGGAAAGTGTAAGGCCCAATTTAGTCACATTTGTGACCATTCTTCCGGCTGTATCATATTTATCAATATTAAGAGAGGCCATGGCTTTTCATGCCTGCATAATCCGAATGGGATTCATATCTAGTACCCTTATTGGAAACAGTCTTATAGATATGTATGCTAAAAGTGGGCAACTCAGTTATTCTGAGAAATGCTTTCATGAGATGGAAAATAAAGGCACTATCTCATGGAATGCAATGCTTTCaggttatgctatgcatggccAAGGTGAAGTTGCCCTTGCCCTTTTTTCACTTATGCAAGAGACTCATGTCCCTGTTGATTCAGTTTCCTACATCAGTGTATTATCTGCCTGCAGACATgctggcttaattcaagaaggaAGGAACATTTTCCAGTCTATGACCGAAAAGCACAATCTTGAACCAAGTATGGAACACTATGCCTGCATGGTTGATCTTTTAGGCTGTGCTGGtttatttgatgaagttttgtgtttaattgataaaatgccAACAGAACCTGATGCTCAAGTCTGGGGAGCCCTGCTGGGAGCATGTAAAATGCATTCCAATGTGAAATTAGGAGAGATTGCCCTCCATCACCTCCTCAAACTTGAACCAAGAAATGCAGTTCATTACATAGTTTTGTCAGACATATATGCTCAATGTGGTAGGTGGATTGATGCCAGGAGGACAAGATCAAATATGACCGACCATGGATTGAAGAAAAATCCCGGATATAGTTGGGTTGGAGCTCATAAACAAGGACTATCCCTTTCTGGCAAATGA